A genomic segment from Paraconexibacter algicola encodes:
- a CDS encoding RNA polymerase sigma factor: MDAPVTRAPAARRLLRGGPLLRLRSDEQLLASFRAGNDDAFQVLHDRYRQRLFTYARQMLGGSTSDAEDAMQDVFLRAYGALRADERPVSVRAWLYRVAHNRCIDQLRRPRPATVELHDELQASALHDPLTEASRREDLQRLVTDVGRLPEQQRSALLLREMEGLSYVELATALECSVPAVKSLLVRARMGLVEQAEARALSCADIRDDLDQAHDRGVRMTGRARRHLRDCAACRSYRDTLKGVSTGLHSLSPSAGPWGLVMKILGIGSAGSGAAAGGAATMGAGAASGGGVALIGGGAAATASKVAAIVCCAAVVGGGAAEVQHRIVPPKKQEERGQRAAAPRAAAPVAAAAVAAPAPAAARRAAERPTGATSERRKAEKDRRRTAMHAETDDAALPAVGLGTADEPTADGGLGGDPAAAPVVDPTGGAQAPDEPVAPTTTDTGPTAPTTGTGHGTGTGSGSGTGTTTATTTPGALAGQPTTVEPPRDTGAPAGAAAPAAGPGGASGPGPSGTVRP, translated from the coding sequence GTGGACGCCCCCGTCACCAGAGCCCCCGCCGCACGTCGCCTCCTCCGGGGCGGGCCGTTGCTGCGCCTGCGCTCGGACGAGCAGCTGCTCGCGTCCTTCCGGGCGGGCAACGACGACGCCTTCCAGGTGCTCCACGACCGCTACCGCCAGCGGCTCTTCACCTACGCGCGGCAGATGCTCGGCGGCTCGACGTCCGACGCCGAGGACGCGATGCAGGACGTGTTCCTGCGCGCCTACGGCGCGCTGCGGGCGGACGAGCGGCCCGTGTCGGTGCGCGCGTGGCTCTACCGGGTCGCGCACAACCGCTGCATCGACCAGCTGCGTCGCCCGCGGCCCGCGACGGTGGAGCTGCACGACGAGCTCCAGGCCAGCGCGCTGCACGACCCGCTGACCGAGGCGTCGCGACGGGAGGACCTCCAGCGGCTCGTCACCGACGTCGGCCGGCTGCCCGAGCAGCAGCGCTCGGCCCTGCTCCTGCGCGAGATGGAGGGCCTGAGCTACGTCGAGCTCGCCACGGCGCTGGAGTGCAGCGTCCCCGCGGTGAAGTCGCTGCTCGTCCGCGCCCGGATGGGCCTCGTCGAGCAGGCGGAGGCCCGTGCGCTGTCGTGCGCGGACATCCGTGACGACCTCGACCAGGCGCACGACCGCGGCGTGCGGATGACCGGCCGCGCGCGCCGCCACCTGCGCGACTGCGCGGCCTGCCGCTCCTACCGCGACACGCTCAAGGGCGTCTCCACCGGCCTGCACTCGCTCAGCCCGTCGGCGGGCCCCTGGGGCCTCGTCATGAAGATCCTCGGCATCGGGTCCGCCGGATCCGGGGCTGCCGCCGGCGGTGCCGCCACCATGGGCGCGGGCGCCGCGTCGGGCGGCGGCGTCGCGCTGATCGGCGGGGGCGCGGCCGCGACGGCGAGCAAGGTCGCCGCCATCGTGTGCTGCGCAGCGGTCGTCGGGGGCGGGGCCGCCGAGGTCCAGCACCGCATCGTGCCGCCGAAGAAGCAGGAGGAGCGCGGGCAGCGTGCCGCCGCTCCGCGGGCCGCCGCCCCGGTCGCCGCGGCGGCCGTCGCCGCGCCCGCGCCTGCCGCCGCCCGCCGCGCGGCCGAGCGGCCCACGGGCGCCACGAGCGAGCGCCGCAAGGCCGAGAAGGACCGCCGGCGGACCGCGATGCACGCGGAGACCGACGACGCCGCGCTCCCCGCGGTCGGCCTCGGCACCGCCGACGAGCCCACCGCGGACGGCGGCCTGGGCGGCGACCCCGCGGCGGCACCCGTCGTCGACCCGACCGGTGGCGCCCAGGCGCCGGACGAGCCGGTCGCGCCGACCACGACCGACACCGGCCCGACCGCCCCCACGACCGGGACCGGGCACGGCACCGGGACGGGTTCGGGCAGCGGGACCGGGACGACGACCGCCACCACGACGCCCGGCGCGCTCGCCGGGCAGCCGACCACGGTGGAGCCCCCGCGGGACACCGGGGCGCCCGCCGGCGCTGCGGCCCCCGCCGCCGGCCCGGGCGGTGCCAGCGGCCCCGGGCCCTCCGGCACGGTCCGCCCCTAG
- a CDS encoding gamma-aminobutyraldehyde dehydrogenase, translated as MLQNFIAGTSVAPSGDGAQDVHNAATGEVIAQLGVSSRDDVDGAVEAAREGFVEWRAATPSERSLALLRIADEIEERADELARIETENTGKPLALVLSEEVPPAVDQLRFFAGAARNLQGLASAEYMAGHTSQIRREPIGVTAGITPWNYPFMMAVWKFGPALAAGNSMILKPSENTPTSTLWMAEIIAKHTPEGVFNVLLGRGETGEALVRHEGVDMVSITGSVRAGKAVAAAAADSLKRVHLELGGKAPVVVFDDADVAAAAEMIAGTGYFNAGQDCTAATRVIVGPGIHDAFVEALTEQARGTSYGDPFDEDTYMGPVISQVQRERVAGFIERAPAHATVTTGGNPASGGGYFYEPTVVTGLRQDDEMIQEEIFGPVITVQQFADEAQALAWANGVKYGLASSVWTSDHGRAMRMARDLDFGCVWINTHIPLVAEMPHGGFKQSGYGKDLSAYGFEDYTRIKHVMSNIEE; from the coding sequence ATGCTCCAGAACTTCATCGCCGGCACGTCCGTCGCCCCGTCCGGGGACGGCGCCCAGGACGTCCACAACGCCGCCACGGGCGAGGTCATCGCGCAGCTCGGCGTCTCCTCCCGCGACGACGTCGACGGTGCGGTGGAGGCGGCCCGCGAGGGCTTCGTCGAGTGGCGTGCCGCGACGCCGTCGGAGCGGTCGCTGGCGCTGCTGCGGATCGCCGACGAGATCGAGGAGCGCGCCGACGAGCTCGCCCGCATCGAGACGGAGAACACCGGCAAGCCGCTCGCGCTCGTGCTCAGCGAGGAGGTGCCGCCGGCGGTCGACCAGCTGCGGTTCTTCGCCGGGGCCGCCCGCAACCTCCAGGGACTCGCGTCCGCCGAGTACATGGCGGGGCACACCTCGCAGATCCGGCGCGAGCCGATCGGGGTGACCGCGGGGATCACGCCGTGGAACTACCCGTTCATGATGGCGGTCTGGAAGTTCGGACCGGCGCTCGCGGCCGGCAACAGCATGATCCTCAAGCCGTCGGAGAACACGCCGACCTCGACGCTGTGGATGGCGGAGATCATCGCCAAGCACACCCCCGAGGGCGTCTTCAACGTGCTGCTCGGACGCGGCGAGACCGGCGAGGCGCTCGTCCGCCACGAGGGCGTCGACATGGTCTCGATCACCGGGTCGGTCCGGGCGGGCAAGGCGGTCGCGGCCGCCGCCGCGGACTCGCTCAAGCGCGTGCACCTCGAGCTCGGCGGCAAGGCCCCCGTCGTCGTGTTCGACGACGCGGACGTGGCCGCCGCCGCGGAGATGATCGCGGGCACCGGGTACTTCAACGCCGGCCAGGACTGCACCGCCGCCACCCGCGTGATCGTCGGCCCGGGCATCCACGACGCGTTCGTCGAGGCGCTCACCGAGCAGGCCCGGGGCACGAGCTACGGCGACCCGTTCGACGAGGACACCTACATGGGCCCGGTCATCAGCCAGGTCCAGCGCGAGCGCGTCGCCGGGTTCATCGAGCGCGCCCCCGCCCACGCGACGGTCACCACGGGCGGCAACCCGGCGTCCGGCGGCGGCTACTTCTACGAGCCGACCGTCGTCACCGGGCTGCGGCAGGACGACGAGATGATCCAGGAGGAGATCTTCGGCCCGGTCATCACCGTGCAGCAGTTCGCCGACGAGGCGCAGGCGCTCGCGTGGGCCAACGGCGTGAAGTACGGGCTCGCCTCCAGCGTCTGGACCAGCGACCACGGCCGCGCGATGCGGATGGCCCGCGACCTCGACTTCGGCTGCGTGTGGATCAACACCCACATCCCGCTCGTCGCCGAGATGCCGCACGGCGGCTTCAAGCAGTCCGGCTACGGCAAGGACCTGTCCGCCTACGGCTTCGAGGACTACACGCGCATCAAGCACGTGATGAGCAACATCGAGGAGTAG
- a CDS encoding Rieske (2Fe-2S) protein gives MATRLVGVGELGETQVTIVEDTPHGTLAVGLSGGEPFAVSNRCRHLGAPLGKGRVDADGCLECPWHSALFDVRTGAMTRGPQGAFKPIAGVVKGTLGARKLKTFPVELREDAIWLTA, from the coding sequence ATGGCTACGAGACTGGTGGGCGTCGGCGAGCTCGGCGAGACGCAGGTGACGATCGTGGAGGACACGCCGCACGGCACGCTCGCCGTGGGCCTCAGCGGCGGCGAGCCGTTCGCGGTGTCCAACCGCTGCCGGCACCTCGGGGCGCCGCTGGGCAAGGGCCGCGTCGACGCGGACGGCTGCCTGGAGTGCCCGTGGCACTCGGCGCTGTTCGACGTGCGCACGGGCGCGATGACCCGCGGCCCGCAGGGCGCGTTCAAGCCGATCGCGGGCGTCGTCAAGGGCACGCTCGGGGCGCGCAAGCTCAAGACCTTCCCGGTCGAGCTGCGCGAGGACGCGATCTGGCTCACCGCCTGA
- a CDS encoding Glu/Leu/Phe/Val family dehydrogenase, whose amino-acid sequence MARTPAADAGLEHEEVLLRRGPRSGLTTVVAVHSTARGPSLGGCRMWRYDGHDAALADALRLSRAMTWKSAVAGLPLGGGKGVIALPAGAPAPTGAARRAALLDFAETVAVLDGRYVTAEDVGTSARDLGVMAGVTPHVAGLSRARGGSGDPSPWTALGVLESIRASCERAFGSADLRGRSVAVVGLGHVGLALAGLLARAGATLLVTDIVAARREDAARLGARWIASGRALTAPVDVLAPCALGGVLDADAVAALQAPVVAGAANNQLADDAVAGLLADRGVLWAPDFVANAGGIVNISVELEPDGYDPRLARRRVRGIGETMRTVFAQADATGSTPLDAAMTLARRRVAEAGGT is encoded by the coding sequence GTGGCGCGCACCCCCGCCGCGGACGCCGGGCTCGAGCACGAGGAGGTGCTGCTGCGCCGCGGCCCGCGGTCCGGGCTCACCACCGTCGTCGCCGTCCACTCCACCGCCCGCGGCCCGTCGCTCGGCGGCTGCCGCATGTGGCGCTACGACGGCCACGACGCGGCGCTCGCCGACGCGCTGCGCCTGAGCCGGGCGATGACCTGGAAGTCCGCGGTCGCCGGGCTGCCGCTCGGCGGTGGCAAGGGCGTCATCGCGCTTCCCGCCGGGGCGCCGGCCCCCACCGGCGCCGCGCGCCGCGCCGCCCTGCTGGACTTCGCCGAGACCGTCGCGGTCCTCGACGGCCGCTACGTCACCGCCGAGGACGTCGGCACGTCCGCGCGCGACCTCGGGGTGATGGCCGGGGTCACGCCGCACGTGGCGGGCCTCAGCCGGGCACGGGGCGGCTCGGGCGACCCGTCCCCGTGGACGGCGCTCGGGGTCCTCGAGTCGATCCGGGCGAGCTGCGAGCGCGCGTTCGGCAGCGCGGACCTGCGCGGCCGCTCGGTCGCGGTGGTCGGGCTCGGGCACGTCGGCCTGGCGCTCGCCGGGCTGCTCGCCCGGGCCGGCGCGACGCTGCTCGTCACCGACATCGTCGCGGCGCGGCGCGAGGACGCGGCGCGCCTCGGCGCCCGCTGGATCGCGTCGGGACGCGCGCTCACGGCCCCGGTCGACGTGCTCGCGCCGTGCGCCCTGGGCGGCGTGCTCGACGCCGACGCGGTCGCCGCCCTGCAGGCGCCGGTGGTCGCAGGCGCCGCCAACAACCAGCTCGCCGACGACGCGGTCGCCGGCCTGCTCGCCGACCGCGGGGTCCTCTGGGCGCCCGACTTCGTCGCCAACGCGGGCGGGATCGTGAACATCAGCGTCGAGCTCGAGCCGGACGGCTACGACCCGCGGCTGGCCCGCCGACGCGTCCGCGGCATCGGCGAGACGATGCGGACCGTGTTCGCGCAGGCCGACGCGACGGGATCCACCCCGCTGGACGCGGCGATGACGCTGGCCCGTCGGCGCGTCGCCGAGGCGGGCGGCACCTAG
- a CDS encoding sigma-70 family RNA polymerase sigma factor has product MAALSSARQRTLLDAARRGDETAYGALVEAYRGELHAHCYRMLGSAHDAEDALQDTLLRAWRGLPRFEQRSSLRSWLYRIATNACLDVISGTGRRQLPTDFGPATDAHDGPGPPLTETAWIEPFPDQRVGLVDGRAAPAARYEQREAVELAFIAALQHLPASQRATLILCEVLGFSAKEAAETLETSVPAVNSALQRARRAVEEKLPAQSQQATLRTLDDEDLRRIVDGYVEAWERGDVDGIAAMLAHDAAITMPPMATWFRGEQLFVFLREWAFNGRVYGAEGRRRVRVVPARANGQLAFGTYSWDEGEGVHLPTVLQVLTLDADRRITEITGFVTPDVYPLFGLPRELP; this is encoded by the coding sequence ATGGCCGCGCTGAGCTCCGCCCGCCAACGCACGCTGCTGGACGCCGCGCGTCGCGGCGACGAGACCGCCTACGGGGCGCTCGTCGAGGCCTACCGTGGGGAGCTGCACGCCCACTGCTACCGGATGCTCGGCTCCGCGCACGACGCCGAGGACGCGCTGCAGGACACGCTCCTGCGCGCCTGGCGGGGCCTGCCGCGGTTCGAGCAGCGCAGCTCGCTGCGGTCCTGGCTCTACCGGATCGCGACGAACGCCTGCCTGGACGTCATCTCCGGCACCGGTCGGCGCCAGCTGCCCACCGACTTCGGGCCCGCGACCGACGCGCACGACGGGCCCGGCCCGCCGCTCACCGAGACCGCCTGGATCGAGCCGTTCCCCGACCAGCGCGTCGGGCTCGTCGACGGGCGCGCCGCGCCCGCCGCCCGCTACGAGCAGCGGGAGGCGGTCGAGCTCGCGTTCATCGCCGCGCTGCAGCACCTGCCCGCCTCGCAGCGCGCGACGCTCATCCTCTGCGAGGTCCTCGGCTTCAGCGCCAAGGAGGCCGCGGAGACGCTCGAGACGTCCGTGCCCGCGGTCAACAGCGCCCTGCAGCGCGCCCGCCGTGCGGTCGAGGAGAAGCTGCCCGCGCAGTCGCAGCAGGCGACGCTGCGCACGCTCGACGACGAGGACCTGCGCCGGATCGTCGACGGCTACGTGGAGGCGTGGGAGCGCGGGGACGTCGACGGGATCGCCGCGATGCTCGCGCACGACGCGGCGATCACGATGCCGCCGATGGCGACCTGGTTCCGCGGCGAGCAGCTGTTCGTGTTCCTGCGCGAGTGGGCGTTCAACGGCCGCGTGTACGGGGCGGAGGGCCGCCGGCGCGTGCGGGTGGTCCCGGCCCGCGCCAACGGCCAGCTGGCGTTCGGCACCTACTCGTGGGACGAGGGGGAGGGCGTGCACCTGCCGACCGTCCTGCAGGTGCTCACCCTCGACGCGGACCGGCGGATCACCGAGATCACCGGCTTCGTGACCCCGGACGTGTACCCGCTGTTCGGGCTGCCGCGCGAGCTGCCGTAG